The Melitaea cinxia chromosome 8, ilMelCinx1.1, whole genome shotgun sequence genomic interval GGCACAAGGTATATGATTGATAGTACACCATATCTCGGGAAAGGAACCAATACTAGAGGTGTGCCATTGGGGGAGTATTTTGTAAAAGAACTTACTCGCAGTATTCATGGTACAAACCGGAATGTAACCATGGATAACTGGTTCACATCAGTACCATTGGCGAAGCAGTTACTCCAGCAACCTTATAAAATGACGCTTGTAGGTACTTTACGAGCCAATAAAAAGGAAATCCCTGAAGAAATGAAGAACTATCGATCAAGAGCCGTCAATACGTCGATGTTCTGTTACGATGGTCCCCTAACGCTTCTTTCTTACAAGGTAAAACCATCAAAAATGGTTTACTTACTTTCTTCGTGTGACGAGGACGGCACAGTTGACCCCCACACAAAGAAACCTCACATggttcaattttataatagtacaaAAGGTGGCGTGGATACGTTTGACCAAATGTGTTCAGTAATGTCTTGCAGCAGAAAAACTAGTCGGTGGCCACTCTGTGTTTTCTACGGTATGTTGAACATATCATGTATTAACAGCTATATAATTTACTGCCATAATACTTGTGTAATAGGACAAAAAGTAATGACTCGACGTGATTTTATGAAGAAGCTGCATATGCAACTGGTAGAATCGTGGCTCAAAACCCGTCTGGAAATTCGTACTATGCCAAGACACGTGAAGGATAAGATAAAAAATGTGTTAGGAGTGTCCATCGAGGAAGGTCAAGGTCAGCCATCATCATCTAACAATGATCTTCAGCCACTCGAGGCTGTGAACAGAAAAAGAAAGATTTGTGGCCTATGTTCATACAAAAAAAGGCGCATGACAAAATGTTACTGCTCAAAATGCAATACCGCAATTTGTGGTGAACATAAAGTTGATTTTTGTGTACAGTGCGCttcaaaataattagtttttttgtgttttaccaAGTAACAAgactattataatttatgtttgcCAAAGAAAAGAAGgctatttttgttatgttttttaaattttatttgtaggtaATTGTCTTCATCATTGATCTCAAAAAGTCTAGTGTTTTGTAactttagtataaaataaatattttcttaccaaactacaaatattttgttttattttactaaaataatgtatgttttactttattaacttttaaaactaccgagaaaatacatatttttataaaattatacgccGCCAAAAACTGTTCGTCAAATCGACGAATGGTTAGGTTAAAAGGGATATGTTCGAAGGTTAGGTGTCTAGGGTTAAgaaatacactttttttttaacatgtctCATGAAATAAATTACCTGTATTTGTAGGCTCTTTTCCATGAAGCAGTGCTATCCTATGAGGATAGGTAACACGAAAGGTGGAGTCTATGCCATAGAATATTGGTGATGTCATTACAATTATACCCGAGCAACCAGGCACTGTCCTATTGTGGTATTTTGCAGTATGCTAAacaatgtttaatattaaaaaatgtttggtatgctaaacattaatattaaaattcattagtTCTATGACATCACTTCATTAAAAGTTTGACTTTGAACATAtacctattaaaataataattgtattgctcgcagacgaaaaaaaccgacttcaattacatcaacaaataatacaacgtaggtagacgattAGATATAACACGAAAAGTagtggttagatctcaaataaatttaaatgggaccaaatgtcACACACcatcttttgatttttttttctgaagtaacatacataaaaaaaatacagtcgtattgagaacttcctctttatttggaagtcggttaaaacaagttaagtgtaaaaaattatatttgtatcttGTATTTGTATCGTATAACTATGCAAcgactggctttgaaatacagaggccgaagacgggcagcagcgtcttcggtgctacaaagccagccctgcggtaacctgcctgcccagcgtgactatgggcaacacacatgaggtcaccccatttttggcgtgaacttatggaggcctatgtccagcagtggattgcaataggctgaaatgatgatgatgatgatgatgatgatgatgatgatgaaatgtcTGTcgtcagcggggatcgaacccgcgaccaccagcgcaacagccagtgctgtgaccactgcgctaACGTTTcgtcaaaataataaacaataagacAGTTACTTAAAGttaatgtcaatttttttataaaaatacagcaGTATAAGATATTCGGTTTAAATTAAGTACTTTCATTGTCAAAGAACAAAGGAGCCGGAgttctaaaaatgtattttatgtaaaatgactAACAAGCTACAACATTTGAAAAGAGTTGTCTTTTTGATGATTTCTGAAACACTAATAAATTGTTGCCATTTATTCGACTTTTTATTAACTCTGGGCTCGTTTTATAATCTCGGCGTTATAATTTAATCCAAACAAAGAACTTTtacacttattatttttaacgagTTTTGGCTTTAAGCGAAACAATGAAAGGTATAgtcaaattttcaattttttagatTATAATGAGCGTTGTTtcaatattaacaatttaaaattatttccacTGCTTTTATTCAAAGCACACTTGTTATAAATAACTGTATAAAATGCGTAAAATCTTTATTCTTTTGTTTTGAATGCCTTTTAGAAATGATCTTTTATTTAAGGACAGTGAGATGGAAGGAGAATACTcagttactttatttaataggtATACTTTCTTGTGTTCCTTTCTATGATGCAGTGCCTTGCAATAACAGACACGTTATGAAGATGTTCCTAGGCAATCGTGCGTCGTATCGTCGTCGTCAGAAAACAACTTTCAAATGTTAATatgtcaattattattattcattatgaaGTATCTCCATTTTTTTGGGGTCTGTTTATAACTGTTGTTAGAAATAATATGCTTCAAGCTTTCATtggaataaagtaatatttgacGAATAAAAGTAATACGTCATATGAAAGAATTTTGCGACTTACTCCAAGTGATGGATTCTGtggtaaagtaaaaatataccgttaaaatattatttattctgaCACTGAAATATGGTAGCAGATTTTGAAACGATCGGTAGTCAAATTTGCAGTCAATCCTCCTGTTTGTCGATCAACTCGGACTGGAACTGtggaaattgattttattatttgtgttcCGCTGTAGACTAAATTCGCGTTTTGccatacaaaaaacaaaaccaCATGAAATTGTACCATAAATTGTGATCTAGAATTCAACCCTGAACGCACTTGACATAACAGCTAGCTCTCCAATTTCGGTATGTTTTGCTGTGTTTGGATTCTGCAATTCTCACATAATATCACGTTTGGTGagctaaaaattttatataggtgtacataataaaagttaaaacaaCAAAGATAATAGTTAAATGAAATATGCGATTAATCAATAAGTTTGAACCAATGATCGTTCTGATATCGTTATGAGAATATTATATTAACGTCGGTTGTGAGGTTCAATTCACAGTTAAAACATAcgtttatattttgtacataaaGTTATTTCTGATTTGATTGTTAGTTatggttgttattataaacattaatagaCAAGCAACGTTACTCTTGGCTGGAAATGATATACTCCTGTCCATCAAGAATCAGTGTGACTGATTAAGCTCTAACCCTACTAGAATAGAAATAGTTCAACAGTGGGGCATGTATAGTTTAttttagtcagtcagtcagtctaCTAATTAAATCATCCAAGCTCAGACCGTTTGACAGTTTCATGATCAGTGGACAAacttcaattaatatttatggttCAGTCAATCTCTTCAGCTACAGCATgtttaatcaatttaatttgtaattgtacAGCTAATTTCGAGAGACAATGCTATTTTCggagtaataataattacgttttATCATTACTTATTAATAAGGCGTGATAGTAAACTTatccttaattttaaaaaaatgaagaaattttATACAGGAGTCAGTCTTATTTAAGCACTAGTttttgcccgcggcttcgctcgtaCAAAAAATCTACCTAAGGAAGTACCTTAGGCCTAAGACTATTTTTAGGCCTAAGAGTTTGGGCTGGGtgttgatgagtgagtcaggacttgtctttttataaagattagaggaataactaataaaaaaagtaaatcaataaacgcttcacactcaacggcccccagtaggatttctcctgtgtcgggggtccggaaacacacacaatacataagcacaaacgcacagaccacgacaaacatctatatagccaatacaaatatctgtcgtgagcggggatcgagcccgcgaccgccagcgcaacagtcagtactgtaaccgctgcgccaacgcgtcgtcaaataaaaagtaataataattcacgGTGTATGTTACAAAAGTCTTAATAGTAACAATAAATGAATGTTGATatcatatcttaattttataaaatcattctatttttaaatatctaataaatatttaaaatagaaatttcGTCTAAAATCCTAAAATAATAAGTCGCATTTAAatctaaaactaaaattattatcgaaaaaagtttttttaatcgggtatttttattgaaattttccTTCCATTttcgtatttaattataaattgattacATTAAGTCAATTGTTCACatcaaaataagtaaaaataccACAAATAAGACGTCGGTAAAGACTTTAACCACCCATAACAAGAGTATTTTACTGTGCTCCGGAATCAATTCTgcaaaatgataattttattcatagagTTTTCGCTAGAATAGTATCGCTTACTTCATCCCTgatttcatacaaaaatattggAACGGCCCATACGAATGTAAGCTTAACTAATATAAGAATATCCGACTTTAGTATGGAGGTATTTCTTTGAATAGTTAATATGTACTAACCAAAAATTTACCACACTACCACTTACGAGGATTCTTAGTTACTGAAATGAGATGAAATATGTTAAAATCGTAGAAATCTATACTTAATCTTAGTTGCATGTCTTTAGTTTTAGACAATTTTTCGTTGccataaattattatcaaatattgtaatattacaatatttgcaCATacgaatttaaatttgttcgaatTTTACCGTACAATTGATGACAATAGGTCAAATACTAAGAAGATAGgtataatataatcaaattttgtattctacgtattataatacctatttatatataaagtcgcacattctttatttgtttgtaattaatacATTCAAAACTACTgaatgattataaaaattattttaccacatGAATGCTATGACAACACTAAGTGACATATGCTAAAGTTATATGTTATATTGTAATAGGAAAAAATGTAACAGCCGAAATCTTGTGTATAAAGAAAGCTTgtgtataaaaaacaaaaatatgaaaattggtataagaaaataatataaacattaatcaAAATTGGGAAAGTTGAATACATTTCTATTATTCCGAGGGCTGTCAAATCTTTTGCCATCCTCCGTTTAGCCACGAGATCTTTTATCGCGATTGTTCTATTTGCGTTttcttatacatattaaatataatttagttaatcCAATTTAAAATgggtaattttgtaaatttatataatttaattgaaaaatgtatattattcaCATATATGTAGACATCCaagaactaataaaaataaacaaaatattatttaattgaaataggtCATTTATAACTGATTCTGACTGATGacttttattctatatttttttcataatttaaaccTTTTGcaattttagtagtttttactCGCAAAATTGTcatatttaattgaaaggtaTTTAATGTCTTTTTGGCGTTAAGTATTCGTGTACGTAAAATGCAATTTTTAACACGCAATTACGGAATCACGGGATAAAAAGTCTATATTCTACTACACAACCTCCtctatcttccagtgaaagtGCCATAAAATCAGtttagccgtttcggagattagcccggacaaacagaaaaacagacagagagagagatagacagacaaaaaaattgtaaaaaatgttagttgGCAAGGTTGTCAGTAATATGTATcatgtatacattcatatgactttagtaaaaagcatttattttatattacacagacactccaattttatttatttgtatagatgtaattCACGTTTTTATGGGGTTTCTATTAGAAAATATAGTGCTTGTTATCAATTCTACTTTGAAGCGGTCTTATTAACTAGTACGTCCAtggatatttattaatattaatacatctatatgtatagataagatTTGTATAGTAGGTAAAGAGATGAATGACAGTTACAGCTCTGTTCCTTATATTATGTGTCTACAGAGAGAGTTCTGTAATAAAAAGAATTCCAGAACGGCAGTGACAGATGTTCTATTATCTTAACAAACAACAACTGCCATCTGTAAGAACCTGACCTCGTAGCGAATGTAAAATAGATATACAGTACAAAGTATATAAGTAAAAGAAGTAAAGTATGTGCTTCGGGCACACGCCATGAGTAATGATACTCGTTTCTCTCTCAGCTCCTTATGAACTCTAGTATATCCATGTCGAACAAAATTTCACTTCTTCGCATTTTTGTTATGAAAATTTGACGAATATATTTGACGgttgatttatatattataattgtatgattaatacttaaattaacaaacattttatttggaTGTTTACATCTTTTGAAAAACCTTTGAAGATAttcccgtcttcggtctgtgtatttcaaagctagctttggatagttatcccgctcggtcggctttttaggttccaaggtggtaggggatctgtgttatcccttagtcgcttcttacaacacctacgggaagatacaatatttaagtataatagtaggaaataaaatatttaataattacacgctgaaaaatatattgatataaaacaaagaagataacattataaaacaacTCTAACAAATTACgagacaattttttaaacaaaaatttctgCAAATTTTAGATAGCAGATAATGACTGTAAGGACGAGCGAATTGTTTTCTTATATGGACCagtcataataattgtgttcaagaaaaaaaaagattaaatgtgaaaaacacattttttataatattttcttttttgcgTATACCTactaaatatcacaaaaaaaaaatcaacctaCGTTCTTATTTAAGCCTCATGATGTATTCcttccataaataaaaaataatgataagaaGATTGAAAATAtccataatataaaaaatagcgtCATAATAATCTGGCCTATTATGATACGTTTAATATCATACACTAGATACATAGAGTAAAAAAGGAgtcctaaaatatttttttctaatgatAATGACGAAATCATTctcacttttacaaatattataaattttcaattataattaattataagtaagtGTGAGAGTgcaatattcatttataatatttgtaaataaattttacgttTTAGTTTTTCCTAAGTATAAATATCGTTATTTCACAAATTCAGAAATAACGAGATTGATACTTAATACCTTTGAATTCAATTGTTGAATGGATACGACAGTTCCAAATTTTCATTGAAATATATTGGATAACTTTTCGTACGTATAAGCAGTAGATTATCTAATATTGCTCACGGATTATTATAAGACGATGTAAGATGATAACTCTATGAAACTTGGCTAGAACGTATATTAAACTACATGTCGTCCGTTCAAGggatgtaataaaaattcttttaaaattatttgtgacTTTGTATCATTGGCTCTTCTATAAATTGTTCgtgatatttacaatatttttactgtTATATTACTGTAAGCGACGCAATATTATCTGTGACCCATGTACAATATAATCTGTAATGTGGTACAAATTTGTATGTtggtaaaatgtaaataatagtgTAAGGTATATTGTAAGTCGTTATTGTATTCGTCCAGTAACCGTCGCTGCGATCGGCAcgttttaattatgtaatttctCAAATCTCATATCTATCCTCAGTAAATATATCCTCAGCACAAGTGTTTTCTATCCGTCTAACATCGACCTTCTACAATTACaaacttttatgttttttatatttcgttGATCAAAAAGTAATCATATTAAGTTTATACAATTGTCACAAAGGTATATAAACTGGGCCGCAAGATAAAGGGTCGGTTAGAAAATTTTCAATATCTTCAATAGTGCCTGACCTagatttatgaaataaagagcaatttaaataatattttaatgtacttaaatgaaaataaattgaagcttttttatttttaataatcgtaaaataaataaaaatgcgtaGTTTTTACAGTATTTTCGTAAATGTAGATTTGTTACAGTTACAGCCTCCGTGAGTTCGCAATTTTGCTGTTATGCGATTAGAAATACTTTCATACTTTCTACTAGGTTTTTGAGGCGAAGCTGCGGAAAATTCACCCATACTTCTGTTAGAGCTTCTTGGCGTGATTGGCGGCGGAATCCGCTAACGCATACGTCACCCCAGTTCGTTCTATGAATACTCAATAGGGATTAAGGCGGGTTTGTGTGCTGGTCACTCCATGCGTCATGATACTGACTTCTTGAAAAAAGCCAAACACTAGCCTGCAGTATGCAGATGGGCATTGTCACCCATGTCCAATAAAATTTGACCACCGTAGTCATTCAGAATTACAGTGACATATATATCTGCAGTTAAAGCGCCATTTTATATCACCAATAAGATCATCAAAAGAGTATTTTCTCCTCGTTTATACCAATGAAAAGAATCTAGACTCGTCTTAAAACATAACACTTGATCAGTCATCCAGAATCGAATTCACTTTTTCTCTACCATAACTCAACCTCCTCTAGCTCGTAAATGATGATTCATTACTTCAACAGCCGTAAGAAAGCGatttctcaaaatttttgaCATCATATAGCGACACTCCCACGCCGTCATGCATTTTGTTTGGTTCTATTCCAGGTCTTCCAAGATTGAATCCAATTTCACGGAAACGCTACAATACTCACTGAACTGTAGAAACAGTTACACCAAAAGTTCTCGCTGTATTTCGCGGACTGTGCCCATCTTCAAGCATTGTGAGAATCCTAGTACATTCTACAAGGGTCAACAACATGATGACTTcggaataataaaatttataagacagaataactttttttattgcaaaactaAAACCAACGTGAAACAATTGATTtgaatttttagtttagtttttatacaattatcaaaaataaataaaaaaggtgtcataaattattttatgtggcaataaatattatttagtttagtctttatttaataaagcaaGATTGGatttttttgaagatattgaagaaTTTCTATCTGACGATTTTTCTTGGCTGCCCAGTTTGTATATCAGTATAGTCTAGGTATAAAAGCTGGTTATTGTTGTAATGAAGTCTATCgtactcatatataaaattcacgtgtcacaatgttaacaTGCTTCTCCGAAACGGTagtaaccgatttttatgaaattttgtgtgtatatcgggtagatctgagaatcaaacaacatctatttttcataagttatagggggggggggattaaggaggctaataacatatatggcaaaacaacgtttacggggtcatCTAGTATAATATGTATGTCTTGAAAATGTCACAGTAATTGCGAAAAATAATGCATATTAAATAGCACACATTTGTTATTGAATTGTTCTCACCCGTAGAcgaatgtaatatattattgtattatatgtatattatttacttaatgatTGTCTGTAATTTGAATATTGATTACTATTTAACATTAGTGAGAATCACTATCCGATTTTGCCTTTATCAGTTCTAAGTATACCTGGGAATCTTTCGTAGGTAACCGGAGCGTGTCTGAGTACCCACTCATTTGCTTAACCGCCTAGAGTGTCGGATGTGCAAGTTGCATGCACTAGCATCAAAGACGTAATTATGCTGATTTGCTTGAGCACTCGCTTGTAAGACGCGAAATTAGTACCAGCAGACTTGTCTCATTACGTtgcatttataaattataatgatgcTATTTAAAGAGAACTCgtgaacataatttaaaaattagtagACGTGAAAAATGTTAGaaaaactttacatttttaaatattattatttatttatgtaaattaaaaaatacaggtAACTGATTCAGATAGTTTTCCGATTGGATGATCAACTCATTATTTGGATAACGTAATTTCAGTATATTCACagtttataaaactttaatatatattatcacacaaaatgtttaatattacgGCTGGCTTAAAACTATCGCGCTACTTATTTCGTTTTGTTGATGTATTTCAAAACATGACTTTCTGAGCGGATTTTAAAAAGTCTATTACTTGTGTTACACAtttgatttttaagttaaaaaccttaaataatttatgatttattCACCGTATAGAATTTTATGCAAGATttacatttgaaataattataaatgagtATTCGGTAgttaattattgaataaataattatgttcgcaaacaaaaaataattgtgtttgctcgcaaacgaaaaaaaaccgacctcaattacatcgacgagtaataaatacaacgtagatcgacgaaaaaatggtcaagtatcacgcgttatcaaaaattactcaaaaagtaattgtcagatctcgataaaatttatatgttaccacatgataaacatcagctttcgattaaattaaaaattatcacaatcggtacacccagtaaaaagttattgcggattttcgagagtttccctcgatttctctaggatcccatcatcagatcctggtttccttatcatgttaccaaactcgggatatcctctttccaacaaaaaaaaaagaattatcaaaatcagtacatccagtagaaagttatgcggtataatacaatgtaggtccccgaaaaaagcgtcaagtaaaaacgcattattagatataactcgaaaattagttgttagatctcaaataaatttaaatgggaccaattgacacacaccacttttcgattaaaaatttttttgtcgaaatcgatccacccggtcaaaagttctgatgtaacatacataaaaaaaatacaatcgaattgagaacctcctccttttttggaagtcggttaaaaaccgacTTGTACGTCgccaagtaacacaacgtaggtagacgaaaaaacagtcaaataaatacgcgttatcaaagattactcgaaaagtgGTCACTAgacctcaattaaatttaaatgggaacacatgtcacgcaccacctttcgaataaaaaaaatcttcgaaatcggtccacccagttaaatttttttaggtaacacacataaaaaaattacaatcaaattgagaacatcctcatATTtaggaagtcagttaaaaaacgAACGCTCCAATCACCTAAGTGTCGAAGAgctataattttgaaatttatatcagtaaattaaaattacaccaATTAGTGATTTGACTGTACTATAAGTATTGACAGTTTAATTGAACGGTTTTTTCGAtcgatatttatgtttatacatgtatatacagcatttgtataatgtaaaatgttttatttcttaaaaggAAAGTTGCTGCTTGAAAACGATGGTAATTTACTATTTCAACGAAAAATGATTACTGACGTGAAATTTGAGATGAAGAGCTTACAATATATAACGTAATTTTAACACCATTATAGTTCGTGACGTCAGTATGAAGGGAGTCAGGGCCTCAACTCCCCGAGGCCGAACATTTTGACCGTAATCACACTAATGGAGAAACGCTGCCGATCCACACAAGGGTTCAATTCAACTGACACCTTACATACGTGGGTTTTATTTACGCGCTAACCCTGCGGGTAACCGcaatacctaattattttactcataataaaattatacaggCTATACTTCAAAGAAAATCTTTAGAAAATTCAATCCTATTTGATTCACAATTATTGTTAGATCGTAACTcataaattagtttaaatacgGAGAAAATACAAACTGCTGAaaaggtaattttattattcaccAAAATTCACAAtacaattctttattttaacacACAGTAGTTAGTAGTGACAGTAGTAAAGCGAAATATAAGTCATCAAATAGATACACATACTGTCGGGTTGGCATACATAGGTAGGGCAATATATAAACGAGCTGGTTGACAAGATAAGAGTCAACGTAAGTACCATTGTTGTTTCGAACAATAATCAACCTGCCAGCATTATCTGCAACGCTTGGAACAGGCAAATGGAGATTTTTTCACTGGCAGAAatcgtttaatttattatttcaagcTCAAAATATGTTAACACATAAGTTCTTAatttttgtgaataaataaGCTAATAAAACTTTAGTCCTGCTaaagctaataaaatattaatggcTTATGGGGTAAATTATGTTCGcgaataattttaagtaattttaagtaatattaaaacgtAGAGCTAAAATAAACTGcgataattaagtattttataacttaatatCGTCTACGTCTCTAACGTTAAATTAACAATAAGCCTTTCAGATATACTTTGAAAGGATTCTTCTTTAAACAAGTTCTAATTAACCTTTTAAAAGCATTTAAGTGGACCGTCGTTTCCACTCGGGTATCACGATTTCATTTACCTCCTATAAGCTGAGAGGGACAGCCGTGTCCGGCCCAGTTCCTCTCTAGACTGCTTATCTTTGTGTCCTCAGGTTGAAAATGTGTAATAGATACTTGTAACTAGAGTATAAGTGACAAAT includes:
- the LOC123655854 gene encoding piggyBac transposable element-derived protein 4-like yields the protein MQEDIVKWTNAEITIKRQNYEQNTSTQNETTKEEIRALIGILVLSAALKDNHLSLDELFNTEYSGSRYVSCMSKERCDFLLRCLRFDDKTFRLQRQKDDPFTPIRDLWEMLMVQCRQNYVPGSNVTIDEQLLTFRGRCKFRMYIPNKPAKYGVKLEMLCDSGTRYMIDSTPYLGKGTNTRGVPLGEYFVKELTRSIHGTNRNVTMDNWFTSVPLAKQLLQQPYKMTLVGTLRANKKEIPEEMKNYRSRAVNTSMFCYDGPLTLLSYKVKPSKMVYLLSSCDEDGTVDPHTKKPHMVQFYNSTKGGVDTFDQMCSVMSCSRKTSRWPLCVFYGMLNISCINSYIIYCHNTCVIGQKVMTRRDFMKKLHMQLVESWLKTRLEIRTMPRHVKDKIKNVLGVSIEEGQGQPSSSNNDLQPLEAVNRKRKICGLCSYKKRRMTKCYCSKCNTAICGEHKVDFCVQCASK